A region from the Vicia villosa cultivar HV-30 ecotype Madison, WI linkage group LG3, Vvil1.0, whole genome shotgun sequence genome encodes:
- the LOC131658219 gene encoding metal tolerance protein 10-like, whose protein sequence is MAKVTEVRTDSTDYRTELLSPNIASENVSMARQPSWRISMDDHRMPERQMESHFGFGLFLRTMNRQRKLAKYYERQQVLLQGFQEVDSYLDLGTIPGNLTEDEMKKLERNEKVAIYLSNIGNMVLFVAKVYASIQSRSLAVIASTLDSLLDLLSGFILWFTSYTMSKPNYDKYPIGKNRMQPVGIVVFASVMATLGLQILFESMREIIVKAQPDRNPTKEKWMIAIMVTATFVKVGLMTYCRRFKNEIVRAYAQDHFFDVITNSIGLATAVLAIKFYWWLDPLGAVLIALYTISNWAKTVMENVWSLIGKTAPPEYLAKITYLCWNHDKEIKHIDTLRAYTFGSNYFVEVDIVVSEEMSLSQAHDIGETLQDKLEMLPEIERAFVHVDLNTTHKLEHKQLKVA, encoded by the exons ATGGCAAAAGTGACTGAAGTTAGAACTGATTCAACTGATTACAGAACTGAGCTTCTTTCACCAAATATAGCTTCTGAGAATGTCTCTATGGCTAGACAACCTTCATGGAGGATCAGCATGGATGATCATCGAATGCCGGAGAGACAAATGGAGTCTCATTTTGGCTTTGGATTATTCCTAAGAACAATGA ATAGACAAAGGAAACTTGCTAAGTATTATGAGAGGCAACAAGTGCTTCTTCAAGGGTTTCAAGAAGTGGATTCATATCTTGATTTGGGCACAATACCTGGAAACTTAACCGAG gatgAGATGAAGAAACTTGAGAGGAATGAGAAGGTGGCAATTTATTTATCAAACATAGGGAACATGGTGTTATTTGTAGCAAAAGTTTATGCATCCATTCAAAGTAGATCTTTGGCTGTGATTGCATCAACTTTGGACTCATTGTTGGATCTTTTGTCTGGTTTTATTCTTTGGTTCACTTCATATACTATGAGCAAACCAAACTATGATAAATACCCTATTGGCAAGAATAGAATGCAACCTGTG GGGATCGTTGTATTTGCGTCTGTCATGGCCACTCTCGGATTACAAATATTATTTGAATCAATGAGGGAAATCATCGTAAAG GCTCAACCTGATAGAAATCCTACAAAAGAAAAGTGGATGATAGCAATTATGGTGACAGCCACGTTTGTAAAAGTCGGGCTCATGACATATTGTCGCAGGTTCAAAAATGAAATAGTTAGAGCCTATGCTCAAGACCATTTCTTTGATGTCATCACAAACTCAATTGGTCTAGCCACAGCAGTGCTAGCCATCAAATTCTACTGGTGGCTTGATCCTCTTGGAGCTGTTCTG ATAGCTTTATATACAATAAGCAATTGGGCGAAAACGGTGATGGAGAATGTATGGTCATTGATTGGAAAAACAGCTCCTCCAGAGTACCTTGCAAAGATAACATATCTATGTTGGAACCATGACAAGGAGATCAAGCACATCGATACATTGAGAGCCTACACATTTGGGTCTAATTACTTTGTGGAGGTAGACATAGTTGTGTCAGAAGAAATGTCACTTAGTCAAGCACATGACATTGGAGAGACACTTCAAGATAAGCTTGAAATGTTACCTGAAATTGAAAGAGCCTTTGTTCATGTTGATTTGAATACTACTCATAAACTTGAACACAAGCAACTCAAGGTGGCATAG
- the LOC131661695 gene encoding uncharacterized protein LOC131661695, whose amino-acid sequence MDRTLLLALILLTAAATAETDHNLTSRQPSWSTAVEEADLLPPDASVPDSDGGFSSMDSMLHWAISHSDPEKLKESAQVHEGLSPSELQKRQLEIKELMEETKMLSDAELMKISISDLNNVSISLEDRYRALFELLELVEPLDNANDLNKLGGFYALKRELDNSDPGIRALAAWVIGKASQNNPTVQQQVLEHGVLSKLIVMIKSDSVEEGIKALYAVSALTRNNLASQELFYAEAGGLMLQDILRNASIDIKLRKKAVLLLTDLAEYQLENIEKDEPSFFNGRNLLKSVVDLTASTDLDLQEKALVAIKSLLQLKTTEARVFRDFCALGDALNRMKQLLRDLMTDEDQRDYVMDVENVRTEVENIFHGKLIKQ is encoded by the exons atggaCCGAACACTCTTACTCGCTCTCATACTCTTAACGGCGGCCGCCACCGCCGAAACAGACCATAATCTCACCTCCCGCCAGCCATCATGGTCCACCGCCGTGGAGGAAGCCGATCTACTCCCACCGGACGCCTCCGTTCCCGACTCCGACGGCGGCTTCTCTTCAATGGACAGCATGTTGCACTGGGCAATAA GTCATTCTGATCCTGAAAAGTTAAAGGAATCAGCACAGGTTCATGAAGGATTATCACCTAGCGAACTTCAAAAGCGTCAATTGGAAATCAAA GAGTTAATGGAGGAAACAAAAATGTTATCTGATgctgaattgatgaaaatttctATCAGTGATTTGAATAATGTGTCTATATCTTTGGAAGATCGATACCGAGCCTTGTTCGAGCTTCTCGAGCTTGTTGAACCATTGGATAATGCAAATG ATTTAAACAAACTTGGTGGGTTTTATGCTCTCAAGCGAGAACTTGATAACTCGGATCCGGGTATTAGGGCTCTTGCTGCATGGGTTATTGGAAAAGCTAGTCAAAATAATCCAACTGTTCAGCAGCAG GTCTTGGAACATGGTGTACTCTCGAAGTTGATAGTTATGATAAAGTCTGATTCCGTCGAAGAAGGCATTAAAGCATTATATGCTGTTTCAGCTTTGACTCGGAATAATTTAGCTAGTCAGGAATTGTTCTATGCTGAAGCTGGTGGTTTGATGCTTCAG GATATTTTGAGGAATGCAAGTATTGATATCAAACTACGGAAGAAGGCTGTACTTCTATTGACTGATTTAGCAGAGTATCAATTAGAAAACATTGAAAAGGATGAACCATCATTTTTCAATGGCCGGAATCTGTTGAAGTCTGTGGTTGATTTAACTGCTTCAACCGACCTTGATCTCCAGGAAAAG GCACTTGTCGCGATTAAGAGTCTCTTGCAACTAAAAACCACTGAAGCTCGAGTTTTCAGGGACTTCTGTGCTTTAGGTGATGCACTGAATAGAATGAAACAACTGTTGCGTGATTTGATGACGGATGAGGATCAAAGAGACTATGTAATGGATGTCGAAAATGTTCGTACTGAAGTGGAAAATATTTTCCATGGAAAGCTGATAAAGCAGTGA
- the LOC131661696 gene encoding serine/threonine protein phosphatase 2A 59 kDa regulatory subunit B' gamma isoform-like: MIKNILGKIPRKPSKSSERDSNGDGELVNGGSNSVLKSNSTFSKSSNSTSGGLYSGNGSSKNSNKTNQAKKSTPVIGSTMALGNGVYEALPGFRDVSSSEKANLFIRKLNMCCVVFDFNDSSKHVKEKDIKRQTLLELVDYVSAVNSKFSEATMQEITKMAAANLFRTLPCSNHDGKLAEAYDPEEEELALEPAWSHLQIVYEVLYRFVASPETDAKLAKRYIDHSFVLRLIDLFDSEDQREREYLKTILHRIYGKFMVHRPFIRKAINNVFYQFIFETERHNGIAEMLEFLGSIINGFALPLKEEHKLFLIRALIPLHKPKCVSMYHQQLSYCVTQFVEKDVKLADTVIRGLLKYWPVTNSAKEVMFLGELEEVLEATQAAEFQKCAVGLFRQIARCLTSLHFQVAERALFLWNNDHIRNLIIQNCKVILPIIFPALEKNARGHWNQAVQSLTLNVRKIFSDADQTLFDECMIKFQEDEIKEREKQEKRESTWKNLEDVAIASTSLSNEAVLASRFASVATV, encoded by the exons ATGATCAAAAACATACTCGGTAAAATACCTCGCAAGCCTTCCAAATCTTCAGAGAGGGATTCTAACGGTGATGGAGAGTTGGTCAATGGTGGTTCCAATAGTGTATTGAAATCTAATTCAACTTTTTCAAAATCTTCGAATTCTACTTCAGGTGGGTTGTATTCTGGGAATGGGAGTTCGAAGAATTCAAATAAAACAAACCAAGCTAAGAAGTCAACTCCTGTAATTGGTTCGACAATGGCTCTTGGTAATGGAGTTTATGAGGCTTTGCCGGGTTTTCGGGATGTTTCTAGCTCGGAGAAGGCTAATCTTTTTATAAGGAAGTTAAATATGTGCTGTGTTGTATTTGATTTTAATGATTCTAGCAAGCATGTTAAAGAGAAGGATATCAAGAGGCAGACTTTGCTTGAACTTGTTGATTATGTTTCTGCTGTGAATTCGAAGTTCAGTGAAGCGACAATGCAGGAGATCACTAAGATGGCAGCGGCAAATTTGTTTCGAACTCTGCCGTGTTCGAATCATGATGGTAAGCTTGCAGAAGCATATGATCCTGAAGAGGAGGAACTTGCGTTGGAACCGGCATGGAGTCATCTGCAGATTGTGTATGAAGTTCTCTATAGGTTTGTGGCTTCACCAGAGACGGATGCAAAGCTTGCTAAACGATACATTGATCATTCATTTGTATTGAGACTGATTGATCTCTTTGACTCTGAGGATCAGAGAGAAAGGGAATACTTGAAGACTATTCTCCACCGTATTTATGGGAAGTTCATGGTACACCGCCCGTTCATTAGAAAAGCGATTAATAATGTCTTTTATCAGTTCATATTTGAGACAGAAAGACACAACGGAATTGCAGAAATGCTGGAGTTTTTGGGCAGTATAATTAATggctttgctttgcctttgaagGAAGAGCATAAGCTGTTCCTTATCCGTGCACTGATCCCACTTCACAAGCCAAAGTGTGTCTCTATGTATCACCAACAGCTTTCTTATTGTGTTACCCAGTTTGTTGAGAAAGATGTCAAGTTAGCTGATACTGTGATCAGAGGTCTTTTGAAATATTGGCCTGTAACTAATAGTGCAAAGGAGGTAATGTTCCTTGGTGAACTGGAGGAAGTTTTAGAAGCCACTCAAGCAGCAGAATTTCAGAAATGTGCGGTGGGATTGTTTCGTCAAATTGCTAGATGCCTCACTAGCCTACACTTTCAG GTGGCTGAACGTGCACTGTTTCTGTGGAACAACGATCATATCAGAAATTTGATAATACAAAACTGCAAAGTAATACTACCTATAATCTTCCCTGCTTTGGAGAAAAATGCACGTGGCCACTGGAACCAAGCTGTCCAGAGCTTAACTCTGAATGTGAGAAAAATATTCTCTGATGCCGATCAAACACTTTTTGATGAATGCATGATCAAATTCCAAGAAGACGAAATCAAAGAACGAGAGAAGCAAGAGAAGCGGGAATCCACGTGGAAGAATTTGGAAGATGTGGCTATTGCATCCACATCTTTAAGCAACGAAGCAGTTCTTGCGTCAAGGTTCGCGTCCGTTGCTACCGTGTAA